From Ignavibacteriales bacterium, the proteins below share one genomic window:
- a CDS encoding DUF5668 domain-containing protein translates to MQTSNRRIWLGIILIALGSLFFLDNLNFFWFDMRHAIFSWHTIFLILGIVILINHKNSLAGYIFLIIGLFGTARHYIPFFFDFDFGDLWPLILLVIGLWLILKRRGPLHVHSTQFNVGSTQTQGTEYSQDIIDETCVFTSCNKIIHSENFKGGKISIVFGTLKLDLNDSKLATGNNILEVDIIFGEAKIRVPQNWKVLINESSIFGGFNDKRFINLEEMGKSEGVLVIRGSNIFGSGQITN, encoded by the coding sequence ATGCAAACATCAAATAGAAGAATCTGGCTTGGAATAATTTTAATTGCTCTTGGAAGTTTATTCTTCCTAGATAATTTGAATTTTTTCTGGTTCGATATGCGTCATGCAATTTTCTCATGGCATACTATCTTTCTTATTCTCGGCATAGTAATTCTAATTAATCACAAAAACAGTTTAGCGGGATACATCTTTTTAATAATCGGTTTGTTTGGAACTGCACGGCATTATATTCCATTTTTTTTCGATTTTGATTTTGGCGATCTCTGGCCGCTTATATTATTAGTTATTGGTCTCTGGCTGATATTAAAAAGAAGAGGACCGTTACATGTGCACAGCACTCAATTCAATGTTGGATCAACACAAACTCAAGGAACCGAATACTCTCAAGATATTATAGACGAGACTTGTGTATTTACTTCATGTAATAAAATCATCCATTCTGAAAATTTTAAAGGCGGCAAGATTTCTATCGTTTTTGGAACTCTAAAACTAGATTTGAATGATTCAAAACTTGCAACAGGCAATAATATACTTGAAGTGGATATTATTTTTGGCGAAGCTAAAATCCGAGTACCTCAAAATTGGAAGGTATTAATTAATGAGAGTTCCATTTTTGGCGGATTCAACGATAAGCGGTTTATAAATTTAGAAGAAATGGGAAAAAGCGAAGGAGTATTGGTAATCAGAGGTTCAAATATTTTCGGAAGTGGACAAATAACTAATTAA
- a CDS encoding LiaF-related protein, with product METPKLHGRVIIGILLIILGGLFVMRNYDILDFPYEYFTWEYFFILIGLLFFFLSRNKTAGVVLMAIGLFNLIPELWPLLLVLVGLYIIFGRKGNFRHSTESTDAGQSKNSNDYVESISIFGGSSKIVNSDNFKGGNIVSIFGGSEINLANSKLAEGENNIEITAVFGGTTLIVPSDWNVELDVLPIFGGFGDKRMKDPNKKIQEGRKLLIKGIVLFGGGEIKTIF from the coding sequence ATGGAAACACCAAAACTTCACGGGCGTGTAATAATCGGAATTCTGCTGATTATACTCGGCGGATTGTTCGTCATGCGCAATTATGATATACTGGATTTTCCTTACGAATATTTTACATGGGAATATTTTTTCATTCTGATCGGATTGCTTTTCTTTTTTCTTTCCAGAAATAAAACAGCAGGCGTTGTTCTTATGGCAATCGGTTTATTTAATCTGATCCCTGAACTCTGGCCGTTACTTTTAGTTTTAGTCGGTCTCTATATAATCTTCGGCAGAAAAGGAAATTTCAGACATTCAACAGAATCTACTGATGCCGGACAATCAAAAAACAGTAATGATTATGTTGAAAGTATCAGTATCTTCGGCGGCAGTTCAAAAATTGTTAACTCAGATAATTTTAAAGGTGGAAATATTGTTTCAATCTTTGGCGGTTCCGAAATCAATTTGGCTAATTCCAAACTTGCAGAAGGTGAAAACAATATTGAAATAACTGCAGTGTTCGGAGGAACCACGTTAATTGTTCCATCGGATTGGAATGTTGAACTTGATGTACTTCCAATCTTCGGAGGATTTGGAGATAAAAGAATGAAAGACCCCAACAAAAAAATTCAAGAAGGAAGAAAATTGTTGATAAAAGGAATCGTTCTTTTTGGCGGCGGCGAAATCAAAACAATTTTTTAA